A region of Silurus meridionalis isolate SWU-2019-XX chromosome 17, ASM1480568v1, whole genome shotgun sequence DNA encodes the following proteins:
- the si:dkey-20d21.12 gene encoding uncharacterized protein si:dkey-20d21.12 isoform X2 — protein MRMHSQAFVPISDKDMTEIELHSVDSISDLHRTHTEQHSKGVRPPRPQPPSINGNLRMIDRPIVCQTGYRIRRSHLSQLSDMWTSSKWCYCLICVAVMLILLIVILIFSFLVQQNRTLQRLVEELRERQERTK, from the exons ATGAGGATGCACTCCCAAG CATTTGTTCCAATCAGTGATAAAGACATGACTGAAATTGAACTGCATTCTGTGGACTCCATCAGTGACCTTCAccgcacacacactgaacagcACAGCAAAG GTGTCCGACCTCCACGTCCACAACCTCCATCCATCAACGGGAACCTTAGGATGATTGACAGGCCAATAGTTTGTCAAACAGGGTATCGAATAAGAAGATCTCATTTGAGTCAACTCAGTGATATGTGGACTTCCTCCAAGTGGTGCTACTGTTTGATTTGTGTGGCTGTAATGCTGATCCTCCTCATCGTCATTCTCATCTTTAGCTTCTTAG TCCAGCAGAACAGAACTCTACAAAGACTTGTTGAGGAACTGAGGGAAAGGcaagaaagaacaaaataa
- the ifrd2 gene encoding interferon-related developmental regulator 2 isoform X1, with product MPRSRKGKRGATSSKGSLRQEVLLLQLSAKTPLSRPGKNGGKGGSGASDDELASDVLSHYSSASESASVLDEGTGEVVDEQTAQEETEDKLKQCIDNLMDKSVKTRLAALESLRLAFSSRVLYDFLLERRLTIGDCLERSLKKGGGEEQAAAATLSALLCIQLGGGFEGEEAFKMFRPLLSSILTDSCASLSARQSCARALGMSCYVSASDNAEDLVTCMGHLESVFVGAYPLGDGSLPTVKAGTPALHSAALQSWALLGTLCPASHINNMVSHHLSRLQACLESSEVNFRIAVGETMALLYELAREVDEEFEYEDCDVLCESLKRLATDGNKHRAKNDRRKQRSIFREVLHYIESEDFSEEKIRFGVEVLYLDGWMRRRIYDAFKEVLESGVSHHLQFNPLLRDVFGLGAPLILDPSVKATRISRTEKHLFNSAAFKARTKLRNKVRDKRADVM from the exons ATGCCACGGAGCAGAAAAGGGAAACGTGGGGCCACGTCAAGTAAGG GTTCACTTCGACAGGAAGTACTTCTGTTGCAGCTTTCAGCCAAGACTCCACTGTCACGTCCAG GAAAGAATGGAGGAAAAGGAGGGTCCGGTGCCAGTGATGACGAATTGGCATCTGATGTGCTCAGTCATTACAGCAGTGCCAGTGAGAGTGCCTCAGTGCTGGATGAAGGAACAg GTGAAGTAGTGGATGAACAAACTGCTCAGGAGGAAACCGAAGACAAGCTCAAGCAGTGTATTGACAACCTGATGGACAAGAG cgTGAAGACCCGACTAGCAGCGCTGGAGAGTTTGCGATTAGCCTTCTCCTCCAGAGTGCTGTATGACTTCCTGCTGGAGAGACGCCTCACCATCGGCGACTGTCTGGAGCGCAGCCTGAAAAAAG GTGGCGGAGAGGAGCAGGCTGCAGCAGCCACATTGTCTGCTCTCCTCTGTATTCAGCTGGGAGGTGGATTCGAAGGCGAGGAAGCCTTTAAGATGTTCCGCCCTCTCCTTAGCTCCATCCTGACTGACAGCTGTGCCAGCCTATCAGCTCGTCAGAGT TGTGCCCGAGCATTGGGCATGAGCTGCTATGTGTCTGCATCAGACAACGCTGAG GATTTGGTGACGTGTATGGGGCATTTGGAGAGCGTGTTTGTGGGAGCGTATCCGCTGGGTGATGGTAGCTTACCAACTGTTAAAGCTGGAACTCCAGCTCTTCACAGTGCTGCACTTCAGTCCTGGGCTCTGCTTGGCACTCTGTGTCCTGCTTCCCATATCAACAACATGGTCAGCCA TCACTTGTCTCGGCTACAGGCCTGTTTGGAGAGCAGTGAGGTTAATTTCAGGATCGCTGTAGGAGAAACCATGGCTCTTCTGTATGAACTGGCACGAGAAGTTGacgag GAGTTTGAGTACGAGGATTGTGACGTGCTGTGCGAGAGTCTAAAGCGTTTAGCAACAGACGGAAATAAACATCGGGCCAAAAATGACCGACGCAAGCAGCGCTCCATCTTCCGCGAGGTCCTGCATTACATCGAG TCCGAGGATTTCTCTGAGGAGAAGATCCGTTTTGGAGTCGAAGTCCTCTACCTTGATGGTTGGATGCGTCGCCGGATTTATGATGCCTTTAAAGAGGTGCTGGAGTCTGGAGTGAGCCACCACCTGCAG tttAACCCACTACTGAGAGATGTTTTTGGACTTGGAGCGCCGCTTATTCTGGACCCTTCAGTCAAGGCCACCCGGATCTCCCGCACCGAAAAA cACCTTTTTAATTCAGCTGCGTTTAAAGCCCGGACAAAACTACGGAACAAAGTGAGGGACAAACGTGCTGACGTGATGTGA
- the hyal3 gene encoding hyaluronidase-3 — protein MFGGFSLLLPMLLTLTFLVSDSGSVIRNRGFSVVWNMPTSKCKNVFDVSLPLKQYGIIHNAEQRFRGESISLFYERRLGLYPYIDREGFSVNGGVPQRGDLENHLEMSEAQIRSLIQRSFSGLGVVDWEKWQPLWVRNFGIRQAYNDLSKQLVREKHPDMSEEEVTLLATAEFEKAAQAFMEKTLQLAVKARPKGLWGFYGYPGCYNDRGAKESGYTGKCKSGTQALNDKLAFLWQQSTALYPSVYVCPRLAGHPNTRLMVRHRVLEAFRVGAQHGGDAPRLPVLPYARVAFTKTLHFLNKTDLENTLGEIASLGAAGVVLWGEMGFAKSKHQCDLLRQYILSVLGVYVNDLHRGVTRCSKSACSGNGRCARRNPHSDHMISLLDTGGEHGHDLRSKFKCLCYEGWRGEQCEENIADVK, from the exons ATGTTTGGAGGGTTCTCTCTGCTGCTACCCATGCTGCTCACCCTAACCTTCCTTGTTTCAGACAGTGGCTCTGTAATCAGGAATCGGGGTTTCTCCGTGGTGTGGAACATGCCCACCTCGAAATGCAAGAATGTGTTTGATGTTTCCTTGCCCCTGAAGCAGTATGGCATCATACACAATGCAGAACAAAGATTCAGAGGTGAAAGCATAAGTCTGTTTTATGAACGCCGGCTTGGTTTGTATCCATACATCGACCGCGAGGGCTTCAGTGTGAATGGCGGGGTTCCTCAGAGGGGCGATCTTGAGAATCACCTTGAAATGTCGGAGGCACAGATACGTTCACTTATACAGAGAAGTTTCAGTGGGTTGGGTGTGGTGGACTGGGAGAAATGGCAGCCTCTCTGGGTTCGCAACTTCGGCATCCGACAGGCTTACAACGATCTGTCTAAGCAACTGGTACGTGAGAAACATCCAGACATGTCTGAGGAGGAAGTCACGTTGCTGGCAACGGCTGAGTTTGAGAAAGCAGCACAGGCGTTCATGGAGAAAACGCTGCAACTTGCAGTCAAGGCTCGGCCCAAGGGATTGTGGGGGTTTTATGGATACCCTGGCTGCTATAATGATCGTGGGGCAAAAGAGAGTGGGTACACAGGAAAGTGCAAATCTGGAACACAGGCACTAAATGACAAACTGGCATTTTTATGGCAGCAGTCCACTGCTCTTTACCCAAGTGTCTATGTGTGTCCTCGGCTAGCAGGACACCCGAACACCCGGCTTATGGTAAGACACCGTGTCCTCGAGGCGTTCCGAGTGGGAGCACAGCATGGAGGTGATGCCCCCCGACTTCCTGTTTTACCGTACGCTAGAGTGGCCTTTACAAAAACTCTGCACTTCTTAAACAag ACTGATCTAGAGAACACGCTTGGTGAGATTGCGTCTTTAGGTGCTGCtggtgtggtgttgtggggTGAAATGGGTTTTGCCAAGTCTAAG cACCAGTGTGATCTTCTCCGGCAATACATTCTCTCAGTCTTGGGTGTGTACGTGAACGATTTGCATCGGGGTGTTACACGTTGCAGTAAGAGCGCGTGCAGTGGTAACGGTCGCTGCGCGAGACGCAACCCTCATTCCGATCACATGATTTCCCTGCTCGACACTGGGGGTGAACATGGCCATGACCTAAGATCAAAATTCAAATGTCTGTGCTATGAAGGGTGGCGTGGAGAGCAGTGTGAGGAGAACATCGCGGATGTGAAGTGA
- the amt gene encoding aminomethyltransferase, mitochondrial — protein MLTRGLVSGWVLSRARVSGGFLQTTALNGRREQQERHWTTEAALKRTPLYEFHKAHGGKMVEFAGWSMPVQYTESHINSHLHTRQHCSIFDVSHMLQTKVHGKDRVKFIESLIVGDIAEMKDNQGTLSLFTNDKGGIIDDLIVTKTDQGYLYVVSNAGCADKDSAHMEAKLQEFKAAGHVVDLEYLEESLIAIQGPSTARVLQEGVCDNLNKLTFMSSVLTPVFGIQGCRVTRCGYTGEDGVEISVPCRRVVEFLEKLLNSSEVKLAGLGSRDSLRLEAGLCLYGNDIDETTTPVEASLVWTIGKRRRQARGFPGADVIVPQIKAKTQRKRVGLMSSGPPMRQHTPILSPDGKVIGEVTSGCPSPCLKQNVAMGYVETSFSKLGTPVQVEVRKKIIPAVISKMPFVPTRYYTGQ, from the exons ATGCTGACTCGAGGGCTCGTGAGCGGCTGGGTTCTGTCTCGTGCCCGAGTTTCGGGTGGATTTCTTCAAACGACAGCACTGAATGGGAGAAGGGAACAGCAGGAGAGACACTGGACAACTGAG GCGGCTCTGAAGCGAACCCCTCTCTATGAATTCCATAAAGCTCATGGAGGTAAAATGGTGGAGTTTGCAGGATGGAGCATGCCTGTGCAGTACACAGAGAGTCACATCAactcacacctccacacacgCCAACACTGCTCCATCTTTGATGTCAGCCACATGTTACAG ACCAAAGTCCATGGGAAAGATCGAGTAAAGTTCATAGAGTCCTTGATTGTTGGAGACATTGCAGAGATGAAGGACAACCAG GgcaccctctctctcttcaccaacGATAAAGGGGGCATCATAGATGATCTAATAGTGACTAAGACAGATCAGGGTTATCTGTATGTGGTGTCCAATGCTGGCTGTGCTGACAAGGACTCTGCTCATATGGAG GCCAAACTGCAGGAGTTTAAAGCTGCTGgtcatgttgttgatttagaaTATTTGGAAGAGAGTTTGATCGCTATACAGG GTCCATCGACAGCACGGGTGCTgcaggagggtgtgtgtgacaACCTCAATAAGCTGACCTTTATGAGCAGTGTTTTGACTCCAGTGTTTGGCATTCAAGGCTGTAGGGTCACTCGCTGTGGATACACTGGCGAGGACGGGGTGGAG ATATCAGTTCCATGTAGGCGTGTGGTAGAGTTTTTGGAGAAACTGTTGAACAGTAGTGAGGTGAAACTCGCTGGCCTTGGTTCAAGAGACAGCCTTAGACTGGAAGCGGGTCTCTGTCTCTACGGCAACGACATTGATGAGACTACAACACCCGTGGAAGCCAGTCTCGTATGGACTATAG GTAAGCGCCGTCGGCAAGCGAGGGGTTTCCCTGGAGCTGATGTCATCGTTCCACAGATCAAAGCGAAAACTCAGAGGAAAAGAGTGGGACTTATGTCTAGTGGCCCACCAATGCGACAGCATACCCCCATTCTCAGCCCTGATGGCAAAGTTATAG gtgagGTCACCAGTGGATGTCCTTCTCCCTGCCTGAAGCAAAATGTTGCCATGGGCTATGTGGAGACGAGCTTCAGTAAATTAGGAACTCCTGTTCAGGTAGAAGTGAGGAAAAAGATAATACCAGCAGTAATCAGCAAGATGCCATTTGTACCTACAAGATATTATACTGGACAGTAA
- the si:dkey-20d21.12 gene encoding uncharacterized protein si:dkey-20d21.12 isoform X1, with protein sequence MRMHSQGVSIRSPPSPSSAFVPISDKDMTEIELHSVDSISDLHRTHTEQHSKGVRPPRPQPPSINGNLRMIDRPIVCQTGYRIRRSHLSQLSDMWTSSKWCYCLICVAVMLILLIVILIFSFLVQQNRTLQRLVEELRERQERTK encoded by the exons ATGAGGATGCACTCCCAAG GAGTGTCGATTAGGTCTCCTCCATCTCCTTCCTCAGCATTTGTTCCAATCAGTGATAAAGACATGACTGAAATTGAACTGCATTCTGTGGACTCCATCAGTGACCTTCAccgcacacacactgaacagcACAGCAAAG GTGTCCGACCTCCACGTCCACAACCTCCATCCATCAACGGGAACCTTAGGATGATTGACAGGCCAATAGTTTGTCAAACAGGGTATCGAATAAGAAGATCTCATTTGAGTCAACTCAGTGATATGTGGACTTCCTCCAAGTGGTGCTACTGTTTGATTTGTGTGGCTGTAATGCTGATCCTCCTCATCGTCATTCTCATCTTTAGCTTCTTAG TCCAGCAGAACAGAACTCTACAAAGACTTGTTGAGGAACTGAGGGAAAGGcaagaaagaacaaaataa
- the ifrd2 gene encoding interferon-related developmental regulator 2 isoform X2 produces the protein MPRSRKGKRGATSSKGKNGGKGGSGASDDELASDVLSHYSSASESASVLDEGTGEVVDEQTAQEETEDKLKQCIDNLMDKSVKTRLAALESLRLAFSSRVLYDFLLERRLTIGDCLERSLKKGGGEEQAAAATLSALLCIQLGGGFEGEEAFKMFRPLLSSILTDSCASLSARQSCARALGMSCYVSASDNAEDLVTCMGHLESVFVGAYPLGDGSLPTVKAGTPALHSAALQSWALLGTLCPASHINNMVSHHLSRLQACLESSEVNFRIAVGETMALLYELAREVDEEFEYEDCDVLCESLKRLATDGNKHRAKNDRRKQRSIFREVLHYIESEDFSEEKIRFGVEVLYLDGWMRRRIYDAFKEVLESGVSHHLQFNPLLRDVFGLGAPLILDPSVKATRISRTEKHLFNSAAFKARTKLRNKVRDKRADVM, from the exons ATGCCACGGAGCAGAAAAGGGAAACGTGGGGCCACGTCAAGTAAGG GAAAGAATGGAGGAAAAGGAGGGTCCGGTGCCAGTGATGACGAATTGGCATCTGATGTGCTCAGTCATTACAGCAGTGCCAGTGAGAGTGCCTCAGTGCTGGATGAAGGAACAg GTGAAGTAGTGGATGAACAAACTGCTCAGGAGGAAACCGAAGACAAGCTCAAGCAGTGTATTGACAACCTGATGGACAAGAG cgTGAAGACCCGACTAGCAGCGCTGGAGAGTTTGCGATTAGCCTTCTCCTCCAGAGTGCTGTATGACTTCCTGCTGGAGAGACGCCTCACCATCGGCGACTGTCTGGAGCGCAGCCTGAAAAAAG GTGGCGGAGAGGAGCAGGCTGCAGCAGCCACATTGTCTGCTCTCCTCTGTATTCAGCTGGGAGGTGGATTCGAAGGCGAGGAAGCCTTTAAGATGTTCCGCCCTCTCCTTAGCTCCATCCTGACTGACAGCTGTGCCAGCCTATCAGCTCGTCAGAGT TGTGCCCGAGCATTGGGCATGAGCTGCTATGTGTCTGCATCAGACAACGCTGAG GATTTGGTGACGTGTATGGGGCATTTGGAGAGCGTGTTTGTGGGAGCGTATCCGCTGGGTGATGGTAGCTTACCAACTGTTAAAGCTGGAACTCCAGCTCTTCACAGTGCTGCACTTCAGTCCTGGGCTCTGCTTGGCACTCTGTGTCCTGCTTCCCATATCAACAACATGGTCAGCCA TCACTTGTCTCGGCTACAGGCCTGTTTGGAGAGCAGTGAGGTTAATTTCAGGATCGCTGTAGGAGAAACCATGGCTCTTCTGTATGAACTGGCACGAGAAGTTGacgag GAGTTTGAGTACGAGGATTGTGACGTGCTGTGCGAGAGTCTAAAGCGTTTAGCAACAGACGGAAATAAACATCGGGCCAAAAATGACCGACGCAAGCAGCGCTCCATCTTCCGCGAGGTCCTGCATTACATCGAG TCCGAGGATTTCTCTGAGGAGAAGATCCGTTTTGGAGTCGAAGTCCTCTACCTTGATGGTTGGATGCGTCGCCGGATTTATGATGCCTTTAAAGAGGTGCTGGAGTCTGGAGTGAGCCACCACCTGCAG tttAACCCACTACTGAGAGATGTTTTTGGACTTGGAGCGCCGCTTATTCTGGACCCTTCAGTCAAGGCCACCCGGATCTCCCGCACCGAAAAA cACCTTTTTAATTCAGCTGCGTTTAAAGCCCGGACAAAACTACGGAACAAAGTGAGGGACAAACGTGCTGACGTGATGTGA